The Myroides phaeus DNA segment AATCGGCTATACACAAGGTGTGGGTCTGACGTATGAAGTGGACTTTGATACGTTCAAGGAATTGTTGTCAAAAATCTTACATAGAGCAGATAAAAAGGACCGCGAGAAGAAATCAGATAAAAAACAAGATAATAATCGCTCAGAGGAGCTTCCTGATTCTGATTTTAACCGTGATTTCATTAAGTTTTATGAATCAAGACGCAAGCCTACATCAAATGAATCAAGCACTTATCCTTTAACAAAATAGTAGCTTTTTTAAGAAACAATTTAATTGTTAAAATCGCAATTAATCACTAAATTTACTCAAAACGATAAAATATGACTAAGGGGATTAGAAAGATTGGTGTTTTGACATCTGGAGGTGATGCTCCAGGTATGAACGCTGCTATTAGAGCTATTGTACGTACTTGTGCTTTTCACGATGTTATGTGTGTTGGAATCTTCAGAGGGTTTCAAGGACTTGTGGAAGGGGATTTTGAGGTATTAGGGCCTCGTGATGTAAACTACATCATTAATAAAGGTGGTACAATCTTGAAAACAGCTCGTTGTTCTGCTTTTAAAACAGAAGAAGGTCGTAAAACAGCTTATGAAAATATAAAGAATGCACAGCTTGATGCTTTAATTGTGATTGGTGGAGACGGTAGTTTCACTGGGGCAATGGTGCTAAGTAAAGAATTTGATATTCCTGTAATGGGAATACCAGGTACAATTGACAATGATATTCACGGAACAAGCCACACAATCGGTTTTGATACGGCGTTAAACACAGTTGTTGACGCAGTGGATAAGATTAGAGATACGGCGAGTTCACACAAACGTCTTTTCTTCGTTGAGGTTATGGGACGTGATGCAGGGCATATCGCTTTAAATGCGGGTATTGGTGCTGGTGCAGAAGAGATTATCATTCCTGAAGAGAATATGGGACTTGAGCGCTTGTTAGAGTCGCTTCAGAAAAGTAAGCTAACAGGAAAATCGTCAAGTATTGTACTTGTAGCTGAGGGAGAAAAACTTGGTAAGAGTGTTTTTGAACTTGGTGCATATGTAGAAGAAAATTTACCTGAGTATGATGTACGCGTGTCTGTGTTAGGCCATATGCAAAGAGGTGGAGCTCCATCTTGTTTTGACAGGGTGTTAGCAAGTAGATTGAGCGTGAAGGCAGTGGAAACTTTAATAGAGGGTAAACGCAATTATATGGTTGGTTTACTTAACGATCAAGTTGCTTTAACTCCTTTAGAGCAAGCCGTAAAAGGACATTCACAAATAGATGCTGAGTTACTTAGGGTATCTGATATAATTAGTATTTAATAATTAAAAAAATTTTTGAAGATGAAAACTAGAATTGGGATTAATGGTTTTGGACGTATTGGACGTTTAATGTTGAGAGAAGCAGCAAAATATAACAATGTAGAAATTGTAGCGGTAAATGATTTAATGACTGTAGAGCAATTAGCTTACTTAATTAAGTTTGACTCTGTTCACGGTCGTTTTGATGGTACTGTTGAGATTAAAGATGGAAATTTAGTTGTTAATGGACAAACTATCCGCGTTACTGCTGAGAAAGATCCTTCATTATTGAAATGGAACGAGGTAAACGTTGATATTGTTGCTGATTGTACAGGTATTTTCAAAGACTTAGCTGGTGCTCAAAAACACATTGATGCTGGTGCGAAAAAAGTATTGATTTCTGCTCCGTCTCCAGATGCTCCTATGTATGTAATGGGGGTTAACCATAAAGAATTAAAAGCAACTGATACTATCGTTTCTAACGCTTCTTGTACTACTAACTGTTTAGCTCCGATTGCTAAAGTTATTAATGACAACTTTGGTATTGTTGAAGGGTTAATGACTACTATTCACGCTGCTACTGCAACTCAGTACACAGTTGATGGTCCGTCTAAAAAGGACTTTAGAGGTGGTCGTTCAGCATTAGTAAATATGATTCCTGCTTCAACAGGTGCTGCTAAAGCGGTTGGAAAAGTTATTCCTGAATTAAAAGGGAAATTAACAGGTATGTCAATGCGTGTTCCTACAGCTGACGTTTCTGCAGTAGATTTAACTGTAAAAGTAGCGAAAGAAACTTCTTACGAAGAGATTATGGCTGTATTGAAAAAAGCAAGTGAGAACGAATTAAAAGGTATTATGGCTTATGTAGAGGATGACGTTGTTTCTCAAGACTTCGTTTCTGATCCACATACTTGTATCGTTGACTCTAAAGCGGGTATCGCATTAAATAGTACTTTCTACAAATTCATCGCTTGGTATGATAACGAGTACGGATATTCTGCTAAGATGATTGAGATGGCTATTTTAATGAATACTGTTAAGTAATTAAATAGATTGAATGAAGATAATCGTTGATAGTGGTTCTACTAAAGCCGATTGGATCTTCTTTGACCAGAATAATAATGTAACAACTTCAGTGACAAGCTTAGGGCTTAATCCTGAAGTTGTTTCTTTAGATGAGTTCTTTACTCGCGTAAATACTGTTCCTGATATTTCAAAGAACAAAGACGCGGTTAAAGAACTTTATTTTTATGGTGCAGGGTGTGGGTCTGATCGTACGAATAGTATTGTTAAGAACTTTTTTGAAGGGTATTTTACGAATTGTACAGCAATTCACGTTCACGAAGATACGTATGCAGCTATCTATGCTACGGTAGATCGTGGGGAAAGTGGAATTGTATGTATTAATGGTACGGGGTCAAATGTTTCATATTTTGATGGCGTGAAAGTACACCAACGCATACAGTCGCTTGGTTTTATGGCGATGGATGATTGTAGTGGTAGTTCTTTTGGGCGCTTGCTTTTGAAAAGTTATTTTCTAAGAATGTTGCCGATTGATTTGGCTATTGCGTTCTCGGCAAAGTATGATATTGATGCAGACGTAGTAAAGTACAACTTCTATAAAAAGGAGAATCCGAATGCTTATATGGCGTCTTTTTTGCCGTTTTTAATTGAGTATAAAGATCATCCGTATTTTCAAGAAATGATACGCGAACAAGTAGATTTCTTTGTTACTAATTACATCAAAAATAACCCGGAATACGTTGATGTTCCTGTGCATTTTGTCGGTTCGGTTGCTTACTTTTTGCAAGACGAATTTAGAAAGGTGTTAGCAGATCACAATATCAAAGTAGGGAAGATTATACAGAAACCGTTAGATGGTTTAATATTGTATCACAAATAAAAAATGTAGGTTATGGAAATAGCAATTGTAGCACACGATGCTAAGAAAAAAGAGCTGTTAGATTTTATCAAGAAGAATCGCGATATATTAACGGCAGAGGGAATTTCTTTGATTGGTACTGGTACAACTGGTAGTATGGCTCAGGATGCTGGTTTTGAAGTTAGACGAATGCTTTCTGGTCCAATGGGAGGTGATGCGCAGATCGCTGGTCGCGTTGCTGAAGGTAAAACAGGTATGGTACTTTTCTTTAAAGACCCGCTTGGAAAACACCCACACGAACCAGATATTAATATGTTGTTACGTGTTTGTGACGTACATAATGTGCCTTTAGCTACGAATGAAGCTTCGGCTCAGTTACTTTTAAATGCGATAAGTAAATAGGTACTATTTGCTTGAATGTATAAACGCTGTGAATGCTTTTCATAGCGTTTTTTTTGTGCTTATTTTTAAGGTGTTATTTTAGTTTACTACATTTTTTTTGAATATATAAATTGCTTTGAATACGGATGTATTTTGGAAATAGCAGAAGTTTAACACGTGTTTTGATAGTACCATGTTCGAGACTTCTACCACATTTGTCCCACATTAGTTCGGAAATAAGCCTTTTTACCGAAGGAGTGTGGTAGTAATGTGGTAGAAGTGTGGTATATGATACGGGTAATTCAAGATACAAAGGCGATTACCTCTGTATTAGGAGTGGTGTTTAGTTTGAAAAAGGATAAGTTATCGTTTAGGGTTGTATAGAAGGGAGCTGTTGTGTTTTTAGCTAAATAAGCTAACAGAAGTGGTGTTTAAAAAGAAAAGCCCTTAAAACTTAATTTAAGGGCTTTTAGTATAATGTGCTGATTGCTTATTTACTTGCAATCATTGAAATCTCTACGTTTACATTACGTGGTAATTTTACCACTTGAATACACTCTCTTGCTGGAGCAGTTTCGATAGTGAAGAAGCTTCCGTAAACCTCGTTTACTTTAGCAAAGTCGTTCATATCAGTTAAGAAAATAGTTGACTTTACAACGTTTTCAAAAGTTAATCCAGCTGCTTCAAGAATCGCTTCTAAGTTTGCCATTACTTGTTTTGCTTCGTCTTCAATTCCTGTTGTAACCAGCGTTTCTGTTGCTTGGTTAAAAGGAATCTGACCAGAGATAAAAAGTAAATCACCTACCATTACCGAGTGGTTGTATGGTCCGATTGGTGCTGGAGCTTTGTCTGAGTTTATGATCTTTTTCATCTTGTAAATATTTTCTTATTTGGTTTATTATCTATAAATCTTGTCTGGTGCTTTTCTCTTTTCCCACTTGATGTCGCTCAACATTGAAGAACGAATACCGATGAAGAATCCCCAACTTTGGTAAGGTCCAATTGGAACCCAAGAGAAGTCCATACGCCAGCTCATTAAGTCTCTTTCAAATCGCAACTGTGTAAACGTTACACCTTTTTGAACGAAGTCGTAACCAGTTGAAACTCCAACTCTCCACTTAGGAGTTAATTCTACGTTTCCTGAAACCATCACTGAATTGTTTACGATTTCATTTTGACGAGACGAGTTGTTGTACGTTAACGAGTAAGCGAACGTTAAGTCCCACGGTAGTTTAGCGTTGAAGAAACCTTCGAAATCTCTTTCTTCATCTTGATCGCCAAGCATACTCTTTCTGTTGTCTCCTAACTCCATTGAACGACCAAATAAATCATCCGGACGTCCACCGTTGTCAACTGAGTTTTGATTGTCTTTTGCAGAACCACCAAACATTGCATCTTGACTTGACATTGACCAGTTAACTGTCATATTCGCACTTGTTAATCTGAATAAACTACCACCGTTGTTGATGTTGTATGTGTCAATACGACGGTTGTTGTTGTCAAGTGCATAGGGGTCTAACGTTGCTCCGAAGTTAATCTGCATTTTCTCTTTGAAAAGAGAAGTACCAGCACTAACACGCATTGGAGACCATTTTAACGAGTCAGCAGACATATTATAACTTGTAGAGAAGTTTAAGCTGTTTAACAACATTACTTTCTTCGCTTCTCCTTTTTCGTTTTCGTCATCTCTAACTTTCGCTTCAAAGGTGTTACTCAATCCGAAGTTCATCATATTTGACATTGTCTTACCAGGTGCGCCAAAAATACCTCCTTGGAATCGGGTGTACTCTTGCATTGTCTGTCCTGTTGCATCAATTGCGTAAGTGTCGTAATACTTTTCAAAGCTCGGTGTGTATGAGTAACCAACACTTGGACGCATTACGTGGCGAATAGCCTGTAGTTTTGCGTCTTTACTGAAGTTAAACGTACCATAAATAGTAGTTCCGATGCTTGCGTTAAAGTTATACGTTCTATAACTGTCAAAACCATTAACGCGGATATCTTCAACCTTGTTCTTTTCTGGATTGTATTCCTTTTTGATTGTATTAAAGTACCAAACTTCGTTGAAAGCACCCCCTGCAGAAACAGAGAAATATTTAAACAACTTAAAGTTTGTAGAAATTGGAATACTGTGTTGGAATCCGGTGTTTAAACTATCAAACATTTCTCTTTTAAAGAAGAAGTCTTCGTGTGTTCTAACGCGGTTTTCTCCACGAACAGAGTATGTAAGGTTTAAGTTCTTAATAAGTCCTTTTTTAGCTCCAAACTTCGGTGCGAAAGGGAACACACGGTCCACGTTCACTTGTAAAGTTGGAAGGGTCATATTAATCTCCTTAGTATTTGTCGATTGTGAGTGCGTAGCCGTTAACGACATATTCACTTGTGGTACACCTTCAAACGTACGTTGGTAGCTGATAGAAGAACTCATAGTGTTGTTCATAGAAGCCCCCACGTTATACGTGTTGTTTGACTGTCTGAAGTACTGGCTACTACCTAAGTTTACCGAAGCAGAGAAACGTGAACTCGGATTAGCTTTACTATCCTGGTTGTGGTTCCACTGAATATTGTACATTTTACTTGATGAGTAATCAGGTAGTCCTTTTTCAGAGAAGATATTGTTTTCATACCTCACTAAAACACGGCCATTGTACTTATATCGTTGAGCGTATGAACTGTTTAAACGCAATCCCCAGCTTCCGTTGGTGTAGTAATCTCCTAAAACGTTTAAATCTACCTTATCACTAATAGCAAAGTAGTACCCCCCGTTTTGAATATAGTATCCTTGTTGGTTGGTATCCCCGAAACTTGGAATGATAAATCCAGATTCAGCTTTCTCCGACATAGGGAAAAATGCGAATGGCAATCCAAGAGGGGTAGGTACGTCAGCAATAACCATATTGGTTACCCCTGTAATAACCTTTTTACCAGGTACAAGTTTAATCTTTCTTGTTTTGAAGTAATATTCAGGATCGTCAAGGTCTTTAGCAGTAGTAAAGATAACGTCCTTCATAAAGTAAACAGAGTCGTTTTCTTTCTTTGTAATTTCAGACTTAATTCTAAATTCCCCTTGTGAAGTACGCGACTTCCATACCAAGGCTTTTTTGGTTTTAGAGTTAAAGCGGATAGAATCAGGCTCAACGATTTGGTCTCCTTGTTTAAACACAGGAAACTGGTGCATATTACCCACACTGTCTTTGATACCCCCAGCAGATATTTCGCTTGTTTCGTAATTGAAAACAATCTTACCCGCTGTAAGTTCGAAGTCTTGGTATTTTACTTCCGCCTCGTTATATAAAGTGATTTCTTTCTTCTTTAAGTCAAGTTTTTCATAGTCCTTCGCCTTTCTATAGACCATATCCTCTAAAAGAGGCTTCTCTTTAGGCGTTAAAGTGTCAGTTTTGACATCTTTTTTCGGATCTTTTTTTGCCTCATTTTTAGGCACAGACGTAGTTGCTGTAGCGTCCTTAGTTGTTGCTACAGAGTCTTTTGGAGTAGAGGAATTAACCGGTACGTATTTTTTATTAAATTCTTGTGCAGTGCTTTTTTGAGAGAAAATGGCACTAAAAGTGAATAAAATAAAAACGATATTAAAAATATTTGTTCGCAAACCTATATATATGCTATTTTTGTAAAACTAAGCTCGTTTTTTAAAACGTGTCAAACTTACATATATTTTTTCTGAAAAATGTAATTTTTATTCAAATTATAAAACATTATAAATATCAATTTTATGAATTGCAGTCGTTCTAAACTGTTCGCATTACTAACATTTTTATTAGTTTGTTTTTCTGTATCAGCACAGAAAGGCCAAAAGTTTAAAGTTGTATTAGACCCTGGTCACGGGGGACAAGATACAGGTACAAATCACAAGAAGAATGTTGAGAAAGACATCGTTCTTGCTGTGGCATTGGAAGTAGGGAAGATTTTAGAAAAACAATCGGATATTGATGTGTACTACACGCGTAAAACAGACGTGTTTGTACCAGTTAGAGAAAGATCGGTATTAGCCAATAAAAATAACGGTAATGTATTCGTATCTATTCACTGTAATGGGGTAAACTCAGAAGCAGCGTCAGGAACGGAAACTTTCGTAATGGGTTTAAGTAAAAACAAATCTAACCTTGACGTAGCAAAAACGGAGAACTCGGTTATTATGATGGAGGACGACTATAAGACAAAGTACGCAGGATTTGATCCATCATCTCCAGAGTCTATTATCGGGTTGACGTTAATCCAAGAAGACTACATCCACCAAAGTATTGATTTGGCAGGAAGAGTACAAGACGGGTTTACAAACGATTTAAAGAGAAAGAACAGAGGAGTGAAGCAAGGGCCGTTCTGGGTATTACACGGAGCGTTTATGCCAAGTATCCTTATTGAGTTAGGATTCGTATCTAACCCGGCTGAGGGAGCTTACCTTTCTTCATCAAAGGGTCAAAAAGAGTTAGCTTCTTCAATTGCAAAGGGAATTATGGCTTATAAAGCAGCATATTACGGTGGAGGAAGTGTAATTGTAGCAGATAAAACTGATGTAGCACCAAGTAAATCTACGACAACTACGACAGCAACTGCTACTAAGAATAATTCTAAAAATAGTACTGCAAGTACAAAAAATAACAAGAATGTCGAATTTAAAGTGCAAATTGCAGCGAGTGCGAAGGTATTAGCTTTAAAACCACAGAATTTTGGTGGGCTAAAGGGGGTTACTATGCAGAAATCAGGTAAATTAAACAAGTATTTCTACGGTAGTACAAGTGATCATGCAACAGCTAAAAAACTAATGCAAGAAGCTAAATCAAAAGGACATAAATCAGCATTCATCGTCGCTTATAAAAACGGAAAGTCTGTAAGCGTAGAAGAAGCTTTAAAATAATATCGATTGCGTAAAGAATAAAAGTTTATTTTTGCGTGTATTAAAAAGAACAAGTTTTGAAAATATCAAAAGAAATTAAGACAGCTATTTTAGTATTAGGGGCAATTGCACTATTTATTTGGGGATATTCTTTCTTAAAAGGAAGTAACATTTTCGATAACAGTACTAAATACTATGTGGAGTATGACAATGTAGAAGGCTTAACAATGTCTTCTAATGTTACAATCAACGGTTTAGTAGTTGGTAAAGTCTCTAAAATCAGTTTAGACAACAAAACAGGGAAACTAAATGTAGAGTTATTAATGACTCAAAAAGTAGATATTGCTAAAAGCAGCGTTGCTACAATCTATTCACCAGGATTAATTGGAGATAAAGCAATTATGATTAACCCTCAGTTTGGTGATTCAAATTACGCTCAGTCAGGGGACTTCATTAAAGGAGAACTACAAAAAGATATGACTGACAAGTTAACAGAAGAAATATTGCCTTTAAAAGATAAAGTAGAGGCGGTATTGGCTAATGCTAACGAAATGATCCTTGCTTTAAACAGCATTATGGATGAAAAAATGCAAGCAGACTTAAAAGGTGCGGTTCAGGAATTAAACGGAACATTAGCTGGAGCAAACAAGATGATTGCTACATCAGGACCTAAGTTAGACGGTACATTGAACAACTTGAATACAATGAGTACTAACTTTGCTGCACTATCTTCAGATTTAAAAACTTTGGATATTCAATCTACGTTTACTAAATTAGACAATGCAACTACCAATATGGATAAAATTATGGCAGATATCCAAAGCGGTAAAGGTTCAGTTGGTAAATTGTTGAAAGACGAAGAACTATACGCTAACCTTACAGGAGCATCAAAAGAATTAGAATTACTATTAGGTGATTTGAAAAACAATCCAAAACGTTATGTTCATTTCTCATTATTTGGTAAAAAGGCGACACCTTACCAAGGAAAAGAAGGAGAGACAGTAATTGTAGTGGAAGAGAATAAAGAGAATAACTAAACCAAACAACCAACAAAGATCAACTAACAATTTTTTGAAACAATTATTACTACTATGCAGTATTTAGGCCAAGTATTATTTTTACTTCTATTAGTTGTTGGTTTTGGCTTTTTCATTAAAAATATAAAGAAGCTAATCCGCAACATTAAATTAGGACGTGATATCGATCGTTCTGATAACCCAAAAGAACGCTGGAAAAATATGATTCGCGTTGCTTTAGGGCAATCGAAAATGGTTAAAAGACCTATCCCAGCAATTCTACACATCTTTGTATATGTAGGTTTTGTGATTATTAACATTGAGATGTTAGAAATCATTATAGACGGTTTATTTGGTACCCACAGAGCGTTCTCGTTCTTAGGTTCAGGATATAACTTCTTGATAGGATTCTTTGAAATACTTGCATTCCTTGTAATATTTGGAGTTGTAGTATTTTGGATCAGAAGAAATGTAATCAAGCTTAAGCGTTTTAACCAACCAGAAATGGAAGGATGGGCTAAGCGTGATGCTAACAATATTATTTACATTGAAACAATTTTAATGTGTTTCTTTTTAGTAATGAATGCGGCAGATTACTTCTTACAAACGCAATCTTATACACACTATAACGAAGCAGGAGCATTCCCAATCTCAGGATTTATTAGTCCTATTTTTGACGGAATGAACCTTACTACGGTTGCTTTTATAGAGCGTTTTTGTTGGTGGGCACACATTATAGGGGTGATGTTCTTTATGAACTACCTTTATTATTCAAAACACCTACACATTTTCTTGGCGTTCCCAAACACTTATTATGCGAACTTAGAGCCACAAGG contains these protein-coding regions:
- a CDS encoding N-acetylmuramoyl-L-alanine amidase, producing the protein MNCSRSKLFALLTFLLVCFSVSAQKGQKFKVVLDPGHGGQDTGTNHKKNVEKDIVLAVALEVGKILEKQSDIDVYYTRKTDVFVPVRERSVLANKNNGNVFVSIHCNGVNSEAASGTETFVMGLSKNKSNLDVAKTENSVIMMEDDYKTKYAGFDPSSPESIIGLTLIQEDYIHQSIDLAGRVQDGFTNDLKRKNRGVKQGPFWVLHGAFMPSILIELGFVSNPAEGAYLSSSKGQKELASSIAKGIMAYKAAYYGGGSVIVADKTDVAPSKSTTTTTATATKNNSKNSTASTKNNKNVEFKVQIAASAKVLALKPQNFGGLKGVTMQKSGKLNKYFYGSTSDHATAKKLMQEAKSKGHKSAFIVAYKNGKSVSVEEALK
- a CDS encoding (Fe-S)-binding protein, translating into MQYLGQVLFLLLLVVGFGFFIKNIKKLIRNIKLGRDIDRSDNPKERWKNMIRVALGQSKMVKRPIPAILHIFVYVGFVIINIEMLEIIIDGLFGTHRAFSFLGSGYNFLIGFFEILAFLVIFGVVVFWIRRNVIKLKRFNQPEMEGWAKRDANNIIYIETILMCFFLVMNAADYFLQTQSYTHYNEAGAFPISGFISPIFDGMNLTTVAFIERFCWWAHIIGVMFFMNYLYYSKHLHIFLAFPNTYYANLEPQGEFDNLESVKKEVQLMMDPNADPFAAPAEPQGEPEKFGAQDVMDLNWVQLMNAYSCTECGRCTSSCPQNITGKKLSPRKIMMSTRDRLEDVSKIMDANNGQFVDDGKTLLNDYITAEELWACNTCNACVEECPIDISPLSIIMDMRRYLVMEQSAAPTELNNMMQNIENNGAPWQYNQMDRLNWKDEN
- a CDS encoding MlaD family protein, producing the protein MKISKEIKTAILVLGAIALFIWGYSFLKGSNIFDNSTKYYVEYDNVEGLTMSSNVTINGLVVGKVSKISLDNKTGKLNVELLMTQKVDIAKSSVATIYSPGLIGDKAIMINPQFGDSNYAQSGDFIKGELQKDMTDKLTEEILPLKDKVEAVLANANEMILALNSIMDEKMQADLKGAVQELNGTLAGANKMIATSGPKLDGTLNNLNTMSTNFAALSSDLKTLDIQSTFTKLDNATTNMDKIMADIQSGKGSVGKLLKDEELYANLTGASKELELLLGDLKNNPKRYVHFSLFGKKATPYQGKEGETVIVVEENKENN
- the gap gene encoding type I glyceraldehyde-3-phosphate dehydrogenase, which encodes MKTRIGINGFGRIGRLMLREAAKYNNVEIVAVNDLMTVEQLAYLIKFDSVHGRFDGTVEIKDGNLVVNGQTIRVTAEKDPSLLKWNEVNVDIVADCTGIFKDLAGAQKHIDAGAKKVLISAPSPDAPMYVMGVNHKELKATDTIVSNASCTTNCLAPIAKVINDNFGIVEGLMTTIHAATATQYTVDGPSKKDFRGGRSALVNMIPASTGAAKAVGKVIPELKGKLTGMSMRVPTADVSAVDLTVKVAKETSYEEIMAVLKKASENELKGIMAYVEDDVVSQDFVSDPHTCIVDSKAGIALNSTFYKFIAWYDNEYGYSAKMIEMAILMNTVK
- a CDS encoding BadF/BadG/BcrA/BcrD ATPase family protein, with amino-acid sequence MKIIVDSGSTKADWIFFDQNNNVTTSVTSLGLNPEVVSLDEFFTRVNTVPDISKNKDAVKELYFYGAGCGSDRTNSIVKNFFEGYFTNCTAIHVHEDTYAAIYATVDRGESGIVCINGTGSNVSYFDGVKVHQRIQSLGFMAMDDCSGSSFGRLLLKSYFLRMLPIDLAIAFSAKYDIDADVVKYNFYKKENPNAYMASFLPFLIEYKDHPYFQEMIREQVDFFVTNYIKNNPEYVDVPVHFVGSVAYFLQDEFRKVLADHNIKVGKIIQKPLDGLILYHK
- a CDS encoding RidA family protein, with translation MKKIINSDKAPAPIGPYNHSVMVGDLLFISGQIPFNQATETLVTTGIEDEAKQVMANLEAILEAAGLTFENVVKSTIFLTDMNDFAKVNEVYGSFFTIETAPARECIQVVKLPRNVNVEISMIASK
- a CDS encoding methylglyoxal synthase — encoded protein: MEIAIVAHDAKKKELLDFIKKNRDILTAEGISLIGTGTTGSMAQDAGFEVRRMLSGPMGGDAQIAGRVAEGKTGMVLFFKDPLGKHPHEPDINMLLRVCDVHNVPLATNEASAQLLLNAISK
- a CDS encoding putative LPS assembly protein LptD, with product MRTNIFNIVFILFTFSAIFSQKSTAQEFNKKYVPVNSSTPKDSVATTKDATATTSVPKNEAKKDPKKDVKTDTLTPKEKPLLEDMVYRKAKDYEKLDLKKKEITLYNEAEVKYQDFELTAGKIVFNYETSEISAGGIKDSVGNMHQFPVFKQGDQIVEPDSIRFNSKTKKALVWKSRTSQGEFRIKSEITKKENDSVYFMKDVIFTTAKDLDDPEYYFKTRKIKLVPGKKVITGVTNMVIADVPTPLGLPFAFFPMSEKAESGFIIPSFGDTNQQGYYIQNGGYYFAISDKVDLNVLGDYYTNGSWGLRLNSSYAQRYKYNGRVLVRYENNIFSEKGLPDYSSSKMYNIQWNHNQDSKANPSSRFSASVNLGSSQYFRQSNNTYNVGASMNNTMSSSISYQRTFEGVPQVNMSLTATHSQSTNTKEINMTLPTLQVNVDRVFPFAPKFGAKKGLIKNLNLTYSVRGENRVRTHEDFFFKREMFDSLNTGFQHSIPISTNFKLFKYFSVSAGGAFNEVWYFNTIKKEYNPEKNKVEDIRVNGFDSYRTYNFNASIGTTIYGTFNFSKDAKLQAIRHVMRPSVGYSYTPSFEKYYDTYAIDATGQTMQEYTRFQGGIFGAPGKTMSNMMNFGLSNTFEAKVRDDENEKGEAKKVMLLNSLNFSTSYNMSADSLKWSPMRVSAGTSLFKEKMQINFGATLDPYALDNNNRRIDTYNINNGGSLFRLTSANMTVNWSMSSQDAMFGGSAKDNQNSVDNGGRPDDLFGRSMELGDNRKSMLGDQDEERDFEGFFNAKLPWDLTFAYSLTYNNSSRQNEIVNNSVMVSGNVELTPKWRVGVSTGYDFVQKGVTFTQLRFERDLMSWRMDFSWVPIGPYQSWGFFIGIRSSMLSDIKWEKRKAPDKIYR
- the pfkA gene encoding 6-phosphofructokinase, giving the protein MTKGIRKIGVLTSGGDAPGMNAAIRAIVRTCAFHDVMCVGIFRGFQGLVEGDFEVLGPRDVNYIINKGGTILKTARCSAFKTEEGRKTAYENIKNAQLDALIVIGGDGSFTGAMVLSKEFDIPVMGIPGTIDNDIHGTSHTIGFDTALNTVVDAVDKIRDTASSHKRLFFVEVMGRDAGHIALNAGIGAGAEEIIIPEENMGLERLLESLQKSKLTGKSSSIVLVAEGEKLGKSVFELGAYVEENLPEYDVRVSVLGHMQRGGAPSCFDRVLASRLSVKAVETLIEGKRNYMVGLLNDQVALTPLEQAVKGHSQIDAELLRVSDIISI